From Paenibacillus sp. GP183, one genomic window encodes:
- the argR gene encoding transcriptional regulator ArgR, protein MKGQRHVKIREIITNHEIETQDELVDSLRRAGYNVTQATVSRDIKELHLMKIALDDGRYKYSMPADQRFNPMQRLKRALSDHFVHIDYTDNLVLLKCLPGTANTISALLDSLEWNEVMGTISGDDTILIICRSKEQSGSFVDQIMSLLS, encoded by the coding sequence ATGAAGGGTCAACGTCACGTGAAGATCAGGGAAATCATCACAAACCATGAAATTGAAACTCAGGATGAGCTGGTCGATTCCCTGCGAAGGGCAGGGTATAATGTCACCCAGGCTACGGTGTCCCGCGATATCAAAGAGCTTCACCTGATGAAAATCGCACTTGACGACGGCAGATATAAGTACTCAATGCCGGCGGATCAGCGGTTTAATCCGATGCAGCGTCTAAAAAGGGCTTTAAGCGACCATTTTGTCCATATTGATTACACCGACAATTTGGTTTTGCTCAAATGCTTGCCGGGTACGGCGAATACGATCAGTGCGCTGCTCGACAGCCTCGAATGGAATGAAGTCATGGGAACGATCAGCGGCGATGACACCATTCTGATTATTTGCCGATCCAAGGAGCAGAGCGGCTCTTTTGTGGATCAGATCATGTCCTTGCTATCCTGA
- a CDS encoding TlyA family RNA methyltransferase: protein MSSDKERLDILLVEQGYFESREKAKAAIMAGLVFANEEPVDKAGTRISRAAAIKVKGAVHPYVSRGGLKLEKALKLFDIALQGAVMLDIGSSTGGFTDCALQHGASYVYALDVGYNQLDWSLRKDDRVNVMERTNFRYTKREDLEGPSPDFATIDVSFISLRMILPPLKEIFADRGNVVALIKPQFEAGREKVGKTGVVRDPQVHKEVLTEVLSFAAALGFYLKGLTYSPITGGEGNIEFLAYWTCNASDADEIMNDTSALIESTVNEAKRLHLK from the coding sequence ATGTCATCGGATAAGGAACGTCTCGATATATTGCTAGTCGAGCAAGGGTATTTTGAAAGCAGAGAAAAAGCCAAGGCCGCCATTATGGCAGGCCTTGTTTTTGCGAATGAAGAGCCTGTCGATAAGGCCGGCACCCGGATCAGCCGAGCAGCCGCCATCAAAGTGAAAGGCGCCGTACATCCCTATGTCAGCAGAGGCGGATTAAAGCTGGAAAAAGCTTTAAAGCTGTTTGACATTGCTTTGCAGGGTGCAGTTATGCTGGATATCGGCTCTTCGACCGGGGGCTTTACCGACTGCGCATTGCAGCATGGTGCCTCTTATGTGTATGCCTTGGATGTCGGTTATAATCAACTTGACTGGTCACTGCGCAAGGATGACCGGGTGAATGTGATGGAGCGGACGAATTTCCGTTATACGAAACGTGAGGATTTGGAGGGACCGTCACCGGATTTTGCTACGATCGACGTCTCCTTTATCTCTCTGCGCATGATCCTGCCCCCGCTTAAGGAAATATTCGCTGATCGCGGAAATGTTGTGGCGTTGATTAAGCCCCAATTCGAGGCAGGCCGTGAAAAGGTTGGCAAGACGGGTGTTGTCCGTGACCCGCAGGTTCATAAAGAGGTGCTGACGGAGGTGCTTTCTTTTGCCGCGGCATTAGGATTTTATTTGAAGGGGCTTACCTACTCGCCGATTACCGGAGGAGAAGGGAATATTGAGTTTCTTGCTTATTGGACTTGCAATGCCTCTGATGCTGATGAGATTATGAATGATACCAGTGCTCTAATTGAAAGCACAGTAAATGAAGCAAAGCGGCTGCACCTCAAATAA
- a CDS encoding IS701 family transposase translates to MVSLYLPIVKFILALKLEFSKPQLGHLFTLIHGIILCAGRKNMTQIQQAARGDRHLSNVTNFLNHSPWCVNRMQRRRMQFIMDKIRDKRAKSGDTRQLVFFIVDDTCCKKETSTKKMEALSFQYSHEAGKSVWCHCVVTAHIVSEGSSYAWDFRPYYREEYCEEHRLSFKSKNDLALEMIEAFPASKDEQVYVLMDSWYTSEKVINACNLKGFHVIAAVKTNRLICVSGITISMVDFAVQYLRKSDLRSVTVESQGTYWVYEYEGPLSEMENVKALLSWKDEYADSSKPQVCLLCTDLSLDLVTIQRYYHVRWNIETGYRYFKELLGFDHYQLLSFAGIQRFWTIQYLTQNFLESQRQDWMKSDKHLTLGDVVYRIRQEYFGQIIVYVYQQALEKKPLFDILKHLKIPA, encoded by the coding sequence ATGGTATCCCTCTACTTGCCTATCGTCAAGTTCATTTTAGCCTTGAAGCTGGAATTTTCTAAACCACAGCTTGGTCATCTGTTTACCCTCATTCACGGCATCATTCTTTGTGCCGGCCGTAAAAATATGACACAAATTCAGCAAGCTGCCCGAGGAGATCGTCACCTCAGTAATGTCACGAATTTTTTGAATCATTCGCCATGGTGCGTTAATCGCATGCAGCGCCGACGCATGCAATTCATAATGGATAAGATTCGCGATAAACGAGCAAAGAGCGGTGACACTCGACAACTTGTATTCTTCATCGTGGATGATACTTGCTGTAAGAAGGAAACCTCGACGAAGAAAATGGAAGCCCTCAGCTTTCAATACTCACACGAAGCCGGAAAATCAGTCTGGTGCCACTGCGTTGTCACTGCTCACATTGTAAGCGAAGGCAGTTCCTATGCTTGGGATTTTCGTCCCTATTACCGTGAAGAATATTGCGAGGAGCACCGCTTATCATTCAAAAGCAAGAACGATCTCGCTCTTGAAATGATTGAAGCATTCCCGGCTTCGAAAGACGAACAAGTTTACGTTCTGATGGATAGCTGGTACACCAGTGAGAAGGTCATTAATGCCTGTAACCTCAAGGGTTTTCATGTCATCGCCGCTGTAAAGACGAATCGACTGATCTGCGTCAGCGGTATAACGATCTCCATGGTTGATTTCGCTGTCCAGTATCTTCGCAAGTCTGACCTCCGCTCCGTTACGGTGGAAAGTCAGGGAACGTACTGGGTTTATGAATATGAAGGACCATTAAGCGAAATGGAAAACGTCAAAGCTCTGCTGTCTTGGAAAGATGAATATGCCGATTCGAGCAAACCTCAGGTTTGTCTCCTGTGTACGGATTTAAGCTTGGATCTCGTCACGATCCAACGCTATTATCACGTACGATGGAACATCGAAACCGGCTATCGCTATTTCAAAGAACTGCTGGGCTTTGACCACTATCAGTTGCTCTCATTTGCAGGCATTCAACGGTTTTGGACCATTCAGTATCTGACGCAGAACTTTCTGGAATCTCAGCGTCAGGACTGGATGAAGAGCGACAAGCATCTTACGCTTGGAGATGTGGTGTACAGAATCCGGCAAGAGTATTTCGGGCAGATCATCGTATACGTGTATCAACAAGCCCTAGAGAAAAAGCCCCTATTCGACATCCTTAAGCATCTCAAGATACCTGCCTGA
- the dxs gene encoding 1-deoxy-D-xylulose-5-phosphate synthase translates to MLLEQIKQPEDLKRLSMTELEKLAEEIRLFLIEKLSVTGGHLAPNLGVVELTLALHTLFHSPYDKFIFDVGHQAYVHKMLTGRMDKFDTLRKYKGLCGFVKRSESPHDVWEAGHSSTSLSAAMGMATARDLLGEHNKVIAIIGDGAMTGGMALEAMNHIGHAKTNMMVILNDNEMSIAPNVGAIHNYLSKIRSDRHYLKAKEEVEHLLKKIPAIGGTLAKTAEKLKDSLKYLVLSGVWFEEFGFNYIGPVDGHNLPILMDTLRQAEKVAGPVLVHVVTTKGKGYTPAEKDSLTWHGAGPYKIESGQMIKSVGHPMYTEVFGNSLIELAEKDPRIVAVTPAMPGGSGLLKFAKHFPNRMIDVGIAEQHAATMCAGLASEGLKPVFAVYSTFLQRAYDQVVHDICRPNLNVTFAIDRAGFVGPDGETHQGVYDIAFLRTLPNMVLMMPKDENELRNMMKTANDYNEGPIAYRYPRINGTGVELDETASSIPIGTWETITDGDYAAVLAIGPMVQIAEETAESLRKEGISLRVVNARFIKPLDEAYLLQLAKEQIPIITMEESSIEGGMGSAVLEFYARNKIVGLSIKNLGIPDYFVEHGSVNEQRQEVGLTAQNLAAEVKALMPLKRQRA, encoded by the coding sequence GTGCTGCTCGAACAAATCAAACAGCCAGAAGATTTAAAACGTTTATCCATGACGGAGCTGGAAAAGCTGGCCGAAGAAATTCGCCTGTTTTTAATTGAAAAGCTGTCGGTCACGGGTGGACACCTCGCCCCGAATCTTGGAGTGGTGGAGCTGACGCTCGCCTTGCACACTCTGTTTCACAGTCCTTACGACAAATTCATTTTCGATGTAGGCCACCAGGCTTATGTCCATAAAATGCTGACAGGGCGTATGGATAAATTCGATACCCTGCGCAAATACAAAGGATTATGCGGATTCGTCAAGCGCTCCGAGAGTCCTCATGACGTTTGGGAGGCCGGCCATAGCAGCACCTCTTTATCTGCGGCCATGGGAATGGCGACAGCCCGAGATCTGCTGGGCGAACATAATAAAGTGATTGCCATCATCGGCGATGGCGCCATGACAGGTGGAATGGCTCTTGAAGCCATGAACCATATCGGTCATGCCAAGACGAATATGATGGTGATCTTAAACGATAACGAGATGTCCATTGCGCCCAATGTAGGGGCTATTCATAATTATTTGAGCAAGATCCGTTCTGATCGCCATTATCTGAAGGCGAAGGAAGAAGTCGAGCATTTGCTGAAAAAAATTCCGGCCATCGGCGGGACGCTCGCCAAGACAGCGGAAAAATTAAAAGACAGCTTGAAATATCTCGTGCTTTCCGGCGTTTGGTTTGAAGAGTTCGGCTTTAACTATATCGGGCCGGTGGATGGGCATAATTTGCCGATCCTGATGGATACTCTCAGACAAGCCGAGAAAGTGGCCGGACCGGTGCTGGTCCATGTGGTTACAACCAAGGGCAAAGGCTACACGCCGGCGGAGAAGGATTCTTTAACCTGGCATGGCGCAGGACCCTACAAAATTGAATCCGGACAAATGATCAAATCCGTAGGACATCCGATGTATACCGAAGTTTTCGGAAATTCGCTGATAGAGCTTGCAGAGAAGGACCCGCGGATTGTGGCTGTCACTCCTGCGATGCCGGGCGGTTCGGGCTTGCTGAAATTTGCCAAGCATTTTCCAAACCGGATGATTGATGTGGGCATCGCCGAGCAGCATGCTGCAACGATGTGTGCAGGACTAGCTTCTGAAGGCTTAAAGCCGGTTTTCGCCGTCTATTCGACATTCTTACAGCGGGCCTATGATCAAGTGGTTCACGATATTTGCCGGCCTAATCTGAACGTAACCTTTGCTATCGATCGCGCCGGATTTGTCGGACCAGACGGTGAGACGCATCAAGGTGTGTATGATATTGCTTTCCTGCGTACGCTTCCCAATATGGTGCTGATGATGCCAAAGGATGAAAACGAGCTGCGCAATATGATGAAAACGGCAAACGACTATAATGAGGGTCCTATTGCATATAGATATCCACGGATTAATGGCACAGGCGTTGAACTGGATGAAACAGCATCATCTATCCCGATCGGTACATGGGAGACTATAACGGATGGCGATTATGCAGCAGTGCTGGCTATCGGACCGATGGTCCAGATCGCTGAAGAAACGGCTGAATCGCTTCGTAAAGAAGGCATCTCTCTGCGGGTAGTGAATGCACGGTTTATCAAGCCCCTTGATGAAGCGTACCTGCTGCAGCTGGCCAAAGAGCAAATTCCGATCATCACCATGGAAGAAAGCTCGATTGAAGGCGGGATGGGCAGCGCGGTCCTGGAATTTTATGCGCGAAATAAAATTGTCGGGCTTTCCATTAAGAATCTGGGCATACCCGATTACTTCGTTGAGCATGGCTCAGTGAATGAGCAGCGTCAAGAGGTTGGACTCACCGCGCAGAATCTTGCGGCCGAGGTGAAGGCGCTCATGCCGTTAAAACGGCAGCGGGCTTAA
- the recN gene encoding DNA repair protein RecN, whose protein sequence is MLKELSIRNLAVIEQLNIEFKSGFHVLTGETGAGKSIIIDALSLIIGGRGSSELVRYGCDKAEIEAMFDLPEVHPVWETLRSLGIEADADEHLIIRREITAAGKSSSRINGQLVNLSMLRDTGDYLVNIHGQHEHQSLLKVEEHMHWLDMFGELEISISKKTYQASYDAYIKLQKELRELQETSKQALQMLDLYRFQIEEISAAKLKEGEDEALSDEKRKLSHAEKLSQNASESYDLLYGSNRALEASGKAIQRLQDIVSLDPPRLQPLLEQAQSAYYQLEDAAYQLRDYRDEVEFNPARLDQIELRLDAITTLRRKYGESIPDMLVYLDKIKREVDMIENKDEIIRKLETALKDEEVKLIHSAEELSRMRNRIAEKLAANIEAELRELQMERTQFRVQLERIHDEKGIELESKKVRFSRDGIDQVEFLMAPNPGEPLRGMSKIASGGELSRIMLAMKTIFARVDQIPVLVFDEVDTGVSGRAAQSIAEKMSLLSRDCQVFSITHLPQVACMADVHFAIHKEVDHERTFTRVQDLQENERIEELARMLGGVEITETTLRHAREMISLADEKKTRI, encoded by the coding sequence ATGCTAAAAGAGCTCTCGATTCGCAATTTGGCTGTTATTGAACAGCTCAACATTGAATTTAAATCAGGCTTTCACGTATTGACTGGCGAGACGGGTGCGGGAAAATCGATTATTATCGATGCCCTTAGTTTGATCATAGGCGGCCGCGGCTCTTCGGAGCTGGTTCGTTATGGCTGTGATAAGGCTGAGATCGAAGCCATGTTCGACCTTCCTGAGGTTCACCCGGTTTGGGAAACCTTGCGAAGCTTGGGTATAGAAGCAGATGCGGACGAGCATCTTATTATTCGCAGGGAAATTACGGCTGCCGGGAAAAGCTCAAGCCGTATAAATGGTCAGCTTGTCAATCTTAGTATGCTCAGGGATACCGGTGATTATTTGGTGAATATCCATGGCCAGCATGAGCATCAGTCCTTGCTCAAGGTCGAAGAACACATGCATTGGCTGGACATGTTCGGCGAGTTGGAGATCAGCATCTCCAAAAAAACTTACCAAGCTTCTTATGATGCCTATATAAAGCTGCAAAAGGAATTGCGTGAGCTCCAGGAAACAAGCAAGCAGGCGCTGCAGATGCTGGATTTATATCGGTTTCAGATTGAAGAAATATCCGCTGCCAAGCTTAAAGAAGGCGAAGATGAGGCTTTGTCTGATGAAAAGCGCAAGCTTTCTCATGCAGAGAAGCTGTCGCAGAACGCTTCGGAATCCTATGATCTGCTGTACGGTTCGAATCGAGCTTTAGAAGCGTCAGGGAAGGCTATTCAGCGGCTTCAGGATATCGTAAGTCTGGATCCTCCCCGATTGCAACCTTTACTGGAACAAGCGCAGTCGGCTTATTATCAGCTCGAGGACGCTGCTTATCAACTGCGTGATTATCGGGATGAAGTGGAATTCAATCCTGCAAGATTGGATCAAATTGAGCTTCGGCTGGATGCGATCACTACCTTACGGCGCAAATATGGCGAAAGTATCCCGGATATGCTCGTTTATTTGGATAAAATCAAGCGGGAAGTCGATATGATCGAGAACAAGGACGAGATCATCCGCAAGCTTGAAACAGCGTTAAAGGATGAGGAAGTTAAACTCATCCATTCCGCTGAGGAGCTTTCCCGAATGCGGAATCGGATCGCCGAGAAGCTGGCTGCCAACATCGAAGCTGAGCTTCGTGAACTTCAGATGGAGCGAACCCAATTCCGTGTCCAGTTGGAACGTATCCATGATGAGAAGGGCATTGAGCTTGAAAGCAAGAAGGTCCGTTTTAGTAGAGACGGGATCGATCAGGTTGAATTTCTTATGGCCCCCAATCCTGGAGAACCACTGCGGGGAATGAGCAAAATTGCCTCCGGCGGAGAGCTTTCTCGCATCATGCTGGCGATGAAGACCATTTTTGCCCGCGTGGATCAGATTCCGGTGCTTGTTTTTGATGAAGTGGATACCGGTGTGAGTGGACGTGCGGCTCAATCGATTGCCGAAAAGATGTCGCTGCTTTCACGGGACTGCCAGGTTTTTTCGATCACGCATTTGCCCCAGGTGGCTTGTATGGCTGATGTGCATTTTGCTATTCATAAAGAAGTGGATCATGAGCGGACTTTTACAAGAGTACAGGATTTGCAAGAGAATGAAAGAATTGAAGAGCTTGCCCGAATGCTGGGAGGCGTAGAAATTACGGAAACGACATTGCGCCATGCGCGTGAGATGATTTCATTGGCAGACGAGAAAAAGACAAGGATATGA
- the spoIVB gene encoding SpoIVB peptidase, with product MRSCKRKRRLFGLLLVFFVCMGSLSAPFQSFASFPEELRLFSGQERLLQLSMPVSAQVTVRNPDIVKVNGSAKHSSHISLKEPISLESVHSGQTEMQLKLFGAIPFKTIKVNVVPDLKVIPGGQTIGVKIKSAGIMVVGHHLITIADEQRISPGEESKVQVGDLITKINGKELRDVNKVTDLVTKAGKSQTPLDLTILRNNEELHIKLQPMYDVVDKSYRLGLYIRDSAAGVGTLTFYAPNQGVYGALGHVITDMDTQSPIIVGDGEIVYSNVTSIAKSHNGEPGEKRAQFFKDSKIIGNIEKNTSFGIFGKMYTAPDHSLEHEAVPVAFSEEVKEGPAQIYTVIDGQKVEKFDIQIAHVSRQDFPATKGMVIKITDPRLLEKTGGIVQGMSGSPIIQNGKMIGAVTHVSVTPNYPTSQT from the coding sequence ATGAGGTCCTGCAAAAGAAAAAGAAGGTTATTCGGATTACTGCTTGTCTTCTTCGTTTGTATGGGGAGTTTGTCCGCACCTTTCCAAAGCTTTGCATCATTCCCTGAAGAGCTGCGATTGTTTAGCGGCCAAGAAAGATTGCTGCAATTATCCATGCCCGTAAGCGCCCAAGTGACTGTAAGAAACCCCGATATCGTTAAGGTCAATGGCTCAGCCAAGCACTCATCTCACATTAGTTTAAAAGAACCTATTTCACTAGAATCGGTCCATTCGGGCCAAACGGAAATGCAATTGAAACTGTTCGGAGCCATCCCGTTTAAAACGATCAAAGTTAATGTGGTGCCCGATCTCAAAGTCATACCAGGGGGTCAAACCATCGGTGTGAAGATCAAGTCCGCCGGAATTATGGTGGTTGGCCATCATCTCATCACCATTGCCGATGAGCAGAGAATTTCACCTGGAGAAGAATCCAAGGTTCAAGTCGGCGATTTGATTACGAAAATTAACGGCAAGGAATTAAGAGATGTCAATAAAGTGACCGATCTGGTGACGAAGGCGGGTAAAAGCCAAACCCCGCTCGACCTCACGATTCTGCGCAATAATGAAGAGCTTCACATTAAACTGCAGCCCATGTACGATGTCGTCGACAAGTCATATCGGCTTGGACTTTATATTCGGGACTCCGCTGCCGGAGTTGGTACTCTGACGTTTTATGCCCCTAATCAGGGCGTCTATGGAGCCTTGGGTCATGTCATCACCGATATGGACACCCAATCCCCTATTATTGTCGGTGACGGGGAAATCGTCTATTCCAATGTTACCTCGATTGCCAAAAGCCATAACGGCGAACCTGGAGAGAAACGCGCCCAATTTTTCAAGGACAGCAAGATCATCGGCAACATTGAGAAAAACACATCGTTTGGCATCTTTGGTAAAATGTATACAGCCCCTGACCACAGCTTGGAGCATGAAGCGGTACCTGTCGCTTTTTCCGAGGAAGTTAAAGAAGGACCTGCTCAAATTTACACGGTTATCGATGGGCAAAAGGTGGAAAAATTCGATATCCAGATCGCACATGTTTCTCGTCAGGATTTTCCCGCAACGAAAGGTATGGTCATAAAAATCACTGATCCCAGGCTGCTGGAGAAAACAGGCGGCATCGTGCAAGGAATGAGCGGAAGCCCGATTATCCAAAATGGCAAAATGATCGGAGCGGTGACGCATGTGAGCGTAACGCCGAATTACCCCACATCACAGACGTAG
- a CDS encoding Cof-type HAD-IIB family hydrolase, which produces MAEIQAIVLDLDGTLLDINKSISPRNYSAVKRCFDSGIHIIVATARPPRAAEQFVKAIPFVDYMVFYNGALVKCKSKQTQQHISIPIEVSQQINEFIRLNEPQSTISYEVNDLWYTCTPVPETESAQFGARSNEPKPQVVDYDFISSISPTKILALGYSTWRDVIQKFGDQVNVIATDGGLLVQIMHKSASKENAVKSVLNDIGINSEHVMVFGDDFNDLGLFHMCGFPIAMGNGITELKDCAKYITESNDNDGVAVALEKFVL; this is translated from the coding sequence GTGGCAGAAATACAGGCAATTGTATTAGACTTGGACGGAACATTACTTGATATTAATAAATCCATATCTCCTCGAAATTATAGTGCTGTTAAAAGATGTTTTGATTCAGGAATACATATTATTGTTGCCACGGCACGACCGCCTAGAGCGGCTGAACAATTTGTAAAGGCTATTCCTTTTGTAGACTACATGGTTTTCTACAATGGTGCCCTGGTAAAATGCAAATCCAAGCAGACTCAGCAGCACATTAGTATCCCTATAGAGGTTAGCCAACAGATTAACGAATTCATTAGGTTGAATGAGCCTCAGTCAACAATCTCATATGAAGTAAATGACTTATGGTATACGTGCACACCAGTTCCCGAGACAGAGAGTGCTCAGTTCGGTGCCCGTTCGAATGAGCCTAAACCGCAGGTAGTCGATTACGATTTTATCAGTTCAATCTCCCCGACAAAAATACTAGCTCTCGGTTATAGCACATGGAGAGATGTTATCCAGAAATTCGGTGACCAAGTTAACGTAATCGCAACCGATGGAGGATTATTAGTGCAAATCATGCATAAATCAGCATCAAAAGAAAATGCAGTGAAGTCGGTATTAAATGATATCGGGATAAATTCGGAACATGTAATGGTATTCGGAGATGATTTTAACGATTTGGGACTTTTCCATATGTGCGGATTTCCAATTGCAATGGGTAATGGTATAACTGAATTAAAAGATTGTGCGAAGTACATTACCGAATCAAATGATAATGATGGTGTTGCTGTAGCACTTGAGAAATTTGTACTGTGA
- a CDS encoding recombinase family protein, which translates to MSSNLLPNKSTVTIDGIRVVIYLRVSSDEQVKSGLGLEGQLHECKLFIAKKFPNAEIIIVYSEDGVSAAKVPMEFRPELVRMLGDAIKAKFDVIVTFKQDRLARKVEESESIYNRTELVGVEVWEASSETRLNKATPQEKFKRQILASVAEMEVENTRDRIKATKAGQRAKGNFAGGDLPYGFLWDSDNSKIIEVEEEIRVWLQIIHKFLNENKGTIVIARELNESGISYSSGKKRDGRSDKWSKDNVLLLLKNPTICGKLPNGVVERYKDADGRPRVRRKPVREWTLQETPLLREIVPLDVWHTIIDRLESKRVAKVPPKQMATSWLLSGMVKCAHCGSVMLARDSGKKTVAGKVHRYYRCPNSDCSSILRSLRKDDLENLVLSELQEMFTTVDSREVAEIALRHLQAFHDTVDSDIDTLDAEIESLHSKMQTFLTDYTNGDLSAKAYNMAVESIEKILEEKVDQRDAKVAAHDAKVKQTMNLEVTMETLQLLTQGVLMDDAISVHRKRAAVLQLIDHVVVENGEVRIVTRGEAGSEIPTHLERAMDRQMEDIMKEVMAGKLEVSATSVMWGNSALRSHASPLRSFCHFG; encoded by the coding sequence TTGTCGTCTAACCTATTACCAAATAAGTCAACAGTGACAATCGACGGAATAAGGGTCGTAATTTACTTGCGTGTTTCATCAGATGAACAAGTAAAAAGCGGTCTAGGTTTGGAAGGTCAGCTACATGAATGCAAACTGTTCATCGCCAAGAAGTTTCCGAACGCTGAAATCATTATTGTCTATAGTGAAGATGGTGTTTCTGCCGCAAAAGTTCCGATGGAATTTAGACCTGAACTTGTCAGGATGCTGGGTGACGCTATTAAAGCGAAGTTTGACGTGATCGTAACGTTCAAGCAAGACCGACTTGCCCGTAAGGTTGAAGAATCCGAATCCATTTATAATAGAACTGAATTAGTTGGGGTTGAAGTGTGGGAAGCTTCGTCAGAGACTAGGCTTAACAAGGCAACACCCCAAGAAAAATTTAAGCGTCAAATCCTAGCGTCCGTTGCTGAAATGGAGGTCGAGAACACCCGCGACCGTATCAAGGCTACCAAGGCAGGGCAACGGGCTAAGGGCAACTTTGCTGGTGGCGACCTACCATACGGCTTTCTTTGGGACTCAGATAACAGCAAGATCATTGAGGTTGAGGAAGAAATACGTGTTTGGTTGCAGATCATACATAAGTTCCTGAACGAGAACAAAGGAACAATCGTTATTGCTCGGGAGCTTAATGAGTCAGGAATCAGCTACAGCAGCGGCAAGAAACGTGATGGTCGAAGTGACAAGTGGTCGAAGGATAACGTGCTGTTACTTCTAAAAAATCCGACAATCTGCGGCAAACTTCCTAATGGTGTCGTGGAACGCTACAAAGATGCTGATGGCAGACCGAGAGTAAGACGTAAGCCAGTCCGTGAATGGACGCTACAGGAAACACCGCTGTTACGTGAAATTGTTCCGCTAGATGTTTGGCACACGATTATTGACAGGTTGGAATCCAAACGGGTTGCCAAAGTTCCACCGAAACAAATGGCAACGTCTTGGCTATTAAGCGGCATGGTGAAATGTGCTCACTGTGGTTCTGTTATGCTTGCAAGGGACTCGGGCAAGAAGACAGTCGCTGGCAAAGTTCACCGTTACTATCGGTGTCCTAACTCCGACTGCTCGTCAATACTTAGGTCATTGCGTAAAGACGACTTGGAAAACCTTGTGTTAAGTGAGCTACAGGAAATGTTCACCACTGTTGATTCTAGGGAAGTCGCTGAAATAGCACTACGCCACCTACAGGCTTTCCACGATACAGTTGATAGCGATATTGATACGCTGGATGCAGAAATCGAGTCGCTACATAGCAAGATGCAGACATTTTTAACCGACTACACAAATGGAGATTTGTCTGCCAAGGCATATAACATGGCGGTCGAAAGTATAGAAAAAATACTAGAAGAAAAAGTCGACCAACGTGATGCTAAAGTCGCGGCTCACGATGCGAAAGTGAAACAAACGATGAACCTTGAAGTGACTATGGAAACTTTACAGTTACTTACCCAAGGAGTATTAATGGATGATGCCATCAGCGTGCACCGAAAACGTGCCGCTGTCCTGCAATTGATCGACCATGTTGTAGTTGAAAATGGTGAGGTTAGAATCGTTACTCGGGGAGAAGCTGGAAGCGAGATTCCTACCCACTTGGAAAGGGCAATGGATAGACAAATGGAAGACATCATGAAGGAAGTTATGGCTGGAAAACTAGAGGTTTCGGCTACGTCTGTGATGTGGGGTAATTCGGCGTTACGCTCACATGCGTCACCGCTCCGATCATTTTGCCATTTTGGATAA